The following are encoded together in the Zingiber officinale cultivar Zhangliang chromosome 8A, Zo_v1.1, whole genome shotgun sequence genome:
- the LOC122011471 gene encoding NAC domain-containing protein 43-like, protein MSITVNGQSWVPPGFRFHPTEEELLNYYLRKKVACEKIDPDVICDVDLNKLEPWDIQEECKIGTTPQNDWYFFSHKDKKYPTGTRTNRATAAGFWKATGRDKVIYAGVGQIGMRKTLVFYRGRAPRGQKSEWIMHEYRLDDDLINATTGLAGEVAANQEDCWVVCRAFKKKNVVASSSCQQKSFDVVNCDGGLRRILHYTGRSCMEESTSTASEVTKLPAALQSPTPLPWLIPDEDCAGHEIVQAEEPAAGIESYGGVAGGSWSALDRFLYTSSEMDHANQIPSFEGAAGLSGVLCSPPPSFFAVDYDQLHINGDASLQN, encoded by the exons ATGAGCATCACAGTGAATGGGCAGTCGTGGGTGCCGCCGGGCTTCCGCTTCCATCCCACAGAGGAAGAGCTCCTGAATTACTACTTGAGAAAGAAGGTGGCGTGCGAGAAGATCGACCCCGATGTCATCTGCGACGTCGACCTCAACAAGCTCGAGCCATGGGACATTCAAG AGGAATGCAAGATCGGAACAACGCCGCAGAACGACTGGTACTTCTTCAGCCACAAGGACAAGAAGTACCCGACCGGGACGCGAACCAACCGAGCCACGGCGGCCGGGTTTTGGAAGGCCACCGGCCGAGACAAGGTCATCTACGCGGGCGTCGGACAGATCGGGATGAGGAAGACGTTGGTGTTCTACAGAGGCCGCGCTCCCCGCGGCCAGAAGTCCGAATGGATCATGCATGAATACAGACTCGACGATGACTTAATCAAC GCGACGACTGGATTGGCTGGAGAAGTGGCGGCAAATCAAGAAGACTGTTGGGTAGTATGCAGGGCGTTCAAGAAGAAGAACGTCGTCGCCAGCAGCAGCTGCCAGCAGAAGAGCTTCGACGTCGTGAACTGCGACGGCGGACTGCGCCGGATACTCCACTACACAGGCAGGTCCTGCATGGAAGAGTCGACGTCGACGGCGAGCGAAGTCACGAAGCTTCCGGCCGCGCTGCAGAGTCCGACTCCCCTTCCGTGGCTGATACCCGACGAGGACTGCGCCGGGCATGAAATAGTTCAAGCGGAGGAGCCTGCGGCCGGCATCGAAAGCTACGGCGGAGTCGCCGGCGGATCATGGTCCGCTCTCGACCGGTTTCTTTATACGTCGTCGGAGATGGATCACGCTAACCAAATCCCCTCATTTGAGGGCGCAGCGGGTTTGAGTGGAGTTCTGTGCTCGCCTCCTCCGAGCTTCTTCGCCGTGGACTACGACCAGCTTCACATTAATGGCGATGCGTCCCTTCAAAATTAA